The proteins below come from a single Capricornis sumatraensis isolate serow.1 chromosome 14, serow.2, whole genome shotgun sequence genomic window:
- the LOC138090263 gene encoding PRAME family member 8-like has product MSLWTPPRLLDLAAMSLLRNEDLAMSALEFLPIELFPPLFMEAFYGSHSKTLKTMVHAWPFVRLPLGGLMEPPHLITLQAVLDGLDVLLTQKERPRRCKLRVLDLRNTGQNFWSMWSGYTDHMSSSLLAASVPQNRSRTEQPLAPLQVFVEMSLKEWAMDEFLTYLMRWAEERKDSIHLCCKKLKIFGMPVENIMKVLSMVQLDCIQDVEVNQNWHLSSLATFAPLLGQMSNVQRLILSASEEQEQHVVVQFTSQFLKLHHLRDLYLESPFFLSGRLDQMLRCLMSPLDHLAITHCLLTESDLTHLSQCPSISQLKGLDLSGITVADFSPELLQVLLEQVADTLQVLDLNQCEIMDSQVEAILPALSHCSQLRSFSICGNLLSMAAMEKLLRHTSGLPSLSQEFYPAPLESNSSQAVLSEERLAQLRAELLEILRDLGHPRTIWLNFVFFASYDYDKYSHLEIIEYVPA; this is encoded by the exons ATGAGTCTTTGGACCCCACCCAGACTCCTGGACCTGGCAGCTATGAGCCTGCTAAGGAATGAGGACTTGGCCATGAGTGCTTTGGAGTTTCTGCCTATCGAGCTCTTCCCCCCACTCTTCATGGAAGCCTTCTATGGGAGTCACAGTAAGACCCTGAAGACCATGGTGCATGCCTGGCCTTTCGTCCGCCTGCCTCTGGGGGGCCTGATGGAGCCGCCTCATCTGATAACCTTACAAGCAGTACTGGATGGACTTGATGTCCTGCTTACCCAGAAGGAGCGCCCCAG GAGGTGCAAACTGCGGGTGCTGGATTTAAGGAACACTGGCCAGAACTTCTGGAGCATGTGGTCTGGATACACAGACCACATGTCCTCAAGCTTGCTggcagcatcagttcctcagaaCAGGTCAAGGACAGAGCAGCCCTTGGCTCCCTTGCAGGTGTTCGTAGAGATGAGCCTCAAGGAATGGGCCATGGATGAGTTCCTCACCTACCTCATGAGGTgggcagaagagagaaaagattcCATACACCTGTGCTGTAAGAAGCTGAAGATCTTTGGAATGCCTGTGGAAAATATTATGAAGGTCCTGAGTATGGTACAGCTGGACTGTATCCAGGATGTAGAAGTCAACCAGAACTGGCATCTGTCCAGCCTGGCCACATTCGCTCCTCTCCTGGGCCAGATGAGTAATGTGCAGAGACTCATACTTTCTGCCTCTGAGGAGCAGGAACAGCATGTTGTTGTCCAGTTTACCTCTCAGTTCCTCAAGCTGCACCACCTCCGGGATCTCTATCTGGAATCTCCCTTCTTCCTGTCAGGCCGCCTGGACCAGATGCTCAG GTGTCTGATGAGCCCCTTGGATCACCTTGCAATAACTCACTGCCTCCTTACAGAATCAGACTTGACCCACCTGTCCCAGTGCCCGAGCATCAGTCAGCTAAAAGGCTTAGATCTGAGTGGTATCACCGTGGCTGACTTTAGTCCTGAGCTCCTTCAAGTTCTGCTGGAGCAAGTTGCAGATACCCTCCAGGTATTGGACTTAAATCAGTGTGAGATCATGGACTCCCAAGTCGAGGCCATCCTGCCTGCCCTGAGCCACTGCTCCCAACTCAGGTCCTTCAGCATATGTGGGAACCTCCTCTCCATGGCTGCTATGGAGAAGCTGCTGCGTCACACCTCAGGGCTGCCCAGTTTAAGTCAAGAGTTTTACCCAGCCCCTCTGGAGAGTAACAGCTCTCAGGCAGTTCTTTCAGAAGAGAGACTTGCCCAGCTTCGAGCTGAGCTTTTGGAGATTCTGAGAGACTTGGGACATCCCAGGACCATCTGGCTTAACTTCGTCTTCTTTGCTTCCTATGACTACGACAAATACTCTCATTTAGAAATTATTGAATACGTCCCTGCCTAG